From Deinococcus reticulitermitis, the proteins below share one genomic window:
- a CDS encoding hemolysin family protein: protein MNALLPLLVILLMVAVNALYVAAEFATVGSRRSRVQEVAELGSRPAATLLTIMRDPKKLDNYVAACQIGITLSSLVAGAYGQAQLTPLLTPLFGAAGQAVAVVVVLLLITALQVVLGELLPKTVALRYPERLALATLAPMQFSLLLFRPLIALFNGSAFALMRAWKLHADHSHAHVHSPEELEGLYRESAAGGLIDASERDMLAGALNVEERVVREIMTPRTRLVTVPATLSAAQALPQLAASPYSRFPVTGQDNDDVIGVLHLRTLFLAAERQPHTLVSDVMSQPLVISELMSVPDLWTRLREAGRHSAMVVNEYGTVAGMVTLEDALEEIFGELQDEFDQEEDPVIVQGDRVSVRGDVLLETLNLNFDLSLPLEEVDTVSGLFWQELGRLPLVGDEIVPQGSELTLRVDRMERRGVGRASFSLARAAQEGA, encoded by the coding sequence GTGAACGCGCTGCTGCCACTGCTCGTGATTCTGCTGATGGTGGCGGTCAATGCGCTTTATGTCGCGGCGGAGTTCGCCACGGTGGGTTCGCGCCGTTCACGGGTGCAGGAGGTCGCCGAACTCGGCAGCCGCCCGGCGGCGACGCTGCTCACGATCATGCGCGACCCCAAGAAGCTCGACAATTACGTCGCGGCCTGCCAGATCGGCATCACCCTGAGCAGCCTGGTCGCCGGGGCCTACGGACAGGCGCAGCTCACGCCGCTGCTGACCCCGCTGTTCGGCGCGGCGGGGCAGGCGGTGGCGGTGGTCGTCGTGCTGCTGCTGATCACGGCCTTGCAGGTCGTGCTCGGCGAGCTGCTGCCCAAGACGGTGGCGCTGCGTTATCCCGAACGGCTCGCGCTCGCCACCCTGGCGCCCATGCAGTTCAGCCTGCTGCTGTTCCGGCCGCTGATCGCGCTGTTCAACGGCTCGGCCTTCGCGCTGATGCGGGCCTGGAAGCTGCATGCCGACCACAGCCACGCCCACGTCCACTCGCCGGAAGAACTTGAGGGGCTCTACCGCGAGAGCGCCGCCGGGGGCCTGATCGACGCGTCCGAGCGCGACATGCTTGCCGGAGCGCTGAACGTCGAGGAGCGCGTCGTACGCGAGATCATGACGCCGCGCACCCGGCTGGTCACCGTGCCCGCCACACTGAGCGCCGCGCAGGCGCTGCCGCAGCTCGCGGCGAGCCCCTACTCGCGCTTTCCGGTCACCGGGCAGGACAACGACGACGTGATCGGGGTGCTGCACCTGCGGACCCTCTTTCTCGCCGCCGAGCGCCAGCCGCACACGCTGGTGTCGGACGTGATGAGCCAGCCGCTCGTGATTTCTGAGCTGATGTCGGTGCCCGACCTGTGGACCAGGTTGCGTGAAGCGGGACGGCACAGCGCCATGGTCGTCAACGAGTACGGCACGGTGGCGGGGATGGTAACGCTCGAAGACGCCCTCGAAGAGATTTTCGGCGAGCTGCAAGATGAATTCGACCAGGAGGAAGACCCGGTGATCGTGCAGGGCGACCGGGTGTCGGTGCGCGGCGACGTGCTGCTCGAAACCCTGAACCTCAACTTCGACCTTAGCCTCCCGTTGGAGGAGGTGGACACGGTGAGCGGCCTGTTCTGGCAGGAGCTCGGACGGCTGCCGCTCGTCGGGGACGAGATCGTGCCGCAGGGCTCGGAGCTGACCTTACGGGTCGACCGCATGGAGCGCCGGGGCGTCGGGCGCGCGAGCTTCTCGCTGGCGCGGGCCGCCCAGGAGGGAGCGTGA